The Athene noctua chromosome 31, bAthNoc1.hap1.1, whole genome shotgun sequence sequence GAGAACATTTAGGTTCTCGCCGCATCGAGCTGCGCCTTGACTGACTGACGGATTTTTACTGGCTTTAATTTTCCCTTTTGCTGTTTTACCTTCGCTCGCCGAGCCCAGAGAGTGCTGGGACAGATAGTGCTTGAAGTTTTAATAACGCTAATTACTCCAGCGTAAATCTCTGGGCCTGTGATAAACACGTAGTGGTAGTTATTAAGCTGGCAGCCTTGGGATGCTTTCCAAAACAGAGCTGGGGCATTTTACCGCTGTTTATTTGCCCCAAAGCTACACTGAGATTGTGTATAGGACCAGAAAGGAGGCCAGGGCACAAAGACCGGCTGTTGAGATGCACAGCAATGAGGATTTCATCACCGGGAGGTCACTGCCATCCAGGTCTGCCCAAAACCAAAGCACTTATTGCACAAGATGCAGCTGAATGGAgggcaggggggtgtggggtgaaACCAGCTCGATGCGAGGCTCAGCTCGGCCGTTAATCCTCCTGCTCTGCTTCCCAGGAGAAAGCTCTTGTCCTAagggaggttaaaaaaaaaggagtaattgTGGGAAACACCAGTTGACATTCCTGTCAGCCTGGATCAGGGAGGACACGACCAACGCAGGGGAATCTCTCAGGGAGGGGATCAGGGTGTTAAGAGGATCCAAGATTTGGATGTTTGTTTGAGCTCGTTGTAACTGCCCGCATTTCCCTGCTGTAAGGGAAGAGCTTTGCCAGGACTGAAGGGTTGGTAAATCCGAGGAGAAATCAATGGGTGTCCCCAAGGGCCTCCTGTGACACAGCTGCGCCGGTCCCGCTTGTAACTTCAtcccagggcagcagctctgcagctggtcACACCCCAGGAGGCTGCTGGGTGGCCAAAGCTGCCCAACTTCTTGATTTTAACAAAGACATTCAGTTAAAACCTTGCAGCatgagaaaacataaataaaataaaaagcatttttattaatacaATAAAATCCGATTAAATACAATATTGGATTTAAAGCCATCCTTGGGTGGCTCGAGAACCTCAGACGGGCGCTGTCACAACACTCAGGGCCGGTGATCTGGTGGTACAACGCTGCGGGGAGGAGGAAAACACTGATGATAAAAGGTGAGGAGGAAACGTGGCTGCCCCAGCAAAACCCAGAGGCAAGAGCTGCCCCAGCCTGACCGCTGCGCAAACAGGACACGTGGCTCTTAGGAGCAGGCGGTCAGGAAGCCCCATGACCAAAAGCTTTCTGGGGAGTAATTCAAAGAACCGAATTTTGAGGAAAATAGAATGAAGACAACATCCTCGGCTGGCAAACATTTGCTGTCTGGACAGGTCGCCTGAGGTCTTCCAAAAAAACAGCAGCTCTGGCACGTGTGGCTGAGGTATTTTGTCCCTGGCTGGGTTTGGAGGGTACGTGTGGGGCGGTTAAGCAACTGGAGTTAGATATTAACTGGGAGCTTGGGGTTTGGGCTGCcagaggggttttttggtggCAGGAGGGAGCTTCACTTCACTCCTCGAGTTCTGCACTTGCTAAGCCACTGCCTGATGTTCAGCAGTGGTGGAAAAGGAGCGGACAGAGGTTAAACTTGTAACCTCAGCCAGGCTTTGGTCAGCTCATCAGCGGGGTTCCCAAAGGCCGAGGGCTCCCCGGCTTTCCTGTTCCCCCAATCCACAGAAAAGTGGGGGGAATGCTACAAAAACCAAGCTCCTGACAAACCATTTTATGTGAAACACTTGCTGTTTTAGCCCAAATAGAAAGTGTGCCCCGAAAATACATACAGCAGCTCGCAGGAAAACGGGCTTTATGCAAAAAAAAGAGCACTTTGGGTGTAGAAATGAATGGCAAAAGCACCGCTGCTCCAGCCTGTGTGTCAAGGATCATGTGAAAAGCTACAGTGGGGCAAACTGGCCTGAATTTTATCCACGACTTCGTCTTCAAGGCGAGCCCCGCCTAATTTGAGGTTCCTCAGTTGGGGCAGCGCTCGGCACAAAGCGATAACAGCCCCGAGGGAAATTTTATCACAGAGATCAAGGCCCAGCATCTCCAGGTGCTGCAGGGTCGCTAAAGAAGCCAGGCCCGAGCTCGTCAGGGACCCGGTGCTGCCGATCTCCAGGAAGCGGAGCTGTTTCACGTGGCGCCCGATGACCCCCACGGCAGAGTCGCCGATGACGCAGCGACGCAGCACCAGGCGCTCCAGGTCCCCGAGGTGCGGGGCCGCGCGCTGAACCCCCGTGTCTGTGAGGCGGTAGGTGCCCCAAAGGCTCAGCGTCCGCAGGCGGCTCTGGGAGGAGACGCTGAGCAGGTGCCGGTCGGAGAAGGCAGGGACGTCGCGGATAACCAGGTGCTGCAGGTGGGGCAGGGCCCCGCAGAACCAGGCGGCGGGGATTTCGCAGTGGCTCAGCTCCAGCGTCGTGAGGGAAGCGGGGAGGCTCTCGTAGGGGAGGGGGCGGAGGTCGGTGTCGGCCAGGCAGAGGCGGCGGAGGTGGGGGCAGCGCTCCCCGAGGGCCCCCAGCAGCGCCGGGGACAGGAGCCGCCGCTTGTCGCCGCAGCGCAGCGCGCCCCGCACCCGCAGCGTCCGCAGGCTatcgcggagccgccgccgcacCAAGTG is a genomic window containing:
- the FBXL12 gene encoding F-box/LRR-repeat protein 12; this translates as MAQAAGGELPVLPDSVLLQVLALLPLRDRLRAARVCRRWQRLALDRTVWRDVDLSPHRITSQTLWHLVRRRLRDSLRTLRVRGALRCGDKRRLLSPALLGALGERCPHLRRLCLADTDLRPLPYESLPASLTTLELSHCEIPAAWFCGALPHLQHLVIRDVPAFSDRHLLSVSSQSRLRTLSLWGTYRLTDTGVQRAAPHLGDLERLVLRRCVIGDSAVGVIGRHVKQLRFLEIGSTGSLTSSGLASLATLQHLEMLGLDLCDKISLGAVIALCRALPQLRNLKLGGARLEDEVVDKIQASLPHCSFSHDP